Genomic segment of Acomys russatus chromosome 9, mAcoRus1.1, whole genome shotgun sequence:
TAGGAGACCCAAGGCTGggatgcagaaacaggaagaaatccTTTAGGGAGAAGAAGCAGAGGGGGTGGGATGAAGCATCCCCAGTAGGCTTATTCAGAATGAGCTGGGCCAGCTCTCTCTTGAGAGGGATCAGACAGACATCGTCCCCCATCTCAGGCCTAGCCTCAAATATCCACCCACCCAAACCACTGGCTCCTGGCCCTGCCACCTTACCTGGCCCTTGACCAGGCTGGCAGCGAACTGGCGCATGACGGCCTCCACCGTGTATGCGCTGGACCAGCCGCGCGGCGTGAGCAGCTCCATGCAGATGGCGCCTCCGTCCAGCACGTAGCCATTCTCCAGTCGCGGGCTGAGCACCCGCATAAAGGGTGGCGAGAAGGGGAAGTTATCGGGGAAGGTGAGGTTGAGCAGGATGAACTCCGTGTTGGTCTCCTTCATGTCCTGCCACAGCACCGAGTCCTTGTCCACCTGGTGCAGCTTCACGTTCCAGTCGAAGAGGCTCTCGTTCACCAGCTCCACCGAGATGAAGCGGTCGCTGAGGCGCGCGATGTCCTGTAGCTCCTTCATCAGCCGCCGGCTGCGCACCTGTGTGCAATGCTGCTGGCGAGCCGCGGGCACCAGACTGCCGCCCGCCGCCGCTGCGGCCACCGCGGGGCCCGGCCCCGCCCTGGCGCCCGCCGCCCGCTCCCGGGGGCCCCCGGCgcccgccgcccccgccgcccccgcgGCCGGCTGTGGCTGCTTGTCGCGCGCGGCCAGCTCCGCCGCGCGCTTGCTCTTGCCCTTGCCGGGCCCGGGGCTGGCGTCGCCCGCGCCCCcggggtgctgctgctgctgttgctgctgcttgtgGCCGCCGCTCTTGCCGCCGCCTTTGCCACGAAGCGACGCGCTCTGCTGGCCGCCGCCTCCGCCgcggtggttgtggtggtgcttGGGGTCCTCCGTGTCCCGGTTGTGCAGGCGAATGAGCCCGATTTTACGGAGCAGCGTGGCCATCTTAGGCTCGGCTCTGGCGGGAGGTTCCCCGGGGCTCCTGATCCGGGAGCCGGATAGCTAGGACGCGTGGGGCTTGGGGCGGCGGCAGGCGACCGCTCAGCGGGGCGCGGCGAGGGCCACCTTAGGAGCCCGTGGCCGTGGCGCAGCGGAGCGGGCAGCACTGGCGCTCGCTGGTCGCTGTGTCGCCGCTGTCATATGACGGGTCCGCTCCGGCGGGGCTCGGAGGGGAGGCGTAGGGACGAGGCGCAGCTGCTGTCCCTGGCCGGTCCCTGGGCGCAGTCCCCGGACGCCCGGTGTCCGTGGTCCTTTGTGCGCGGCCGCAGACCGGCTGGCCCCAAGTCTGAAAACCGCACCGCGGCGCGCACAGCCGCCCACGGTGCCCAGGAGGCAGCGAGGTGGCCGCGGAGTCGCGCTGTGTGCCTGCCGGGCCGTGCCGCGCTGGCGGCTACCGCGGGGCCCGGGCCACTGCCGCTCTCGTCGTCGCCGCCGCTGCGGCTGCTGACATTGCAGAGGCGGCTGCTCCGTCTGAGCCGAGCGCGGCGCGGAGGGGGCGGCACTGCCGGCCAGGAGGGGGGAGCGCGGGGCGGAGCCGCGGGCTTGACTGCACCGTGCCACCCCCGCCGCCAGGTTCCTGCGGCGACACACTCACGGCCGCTGGGGGGAGACATCGGTGCGCGCCCACAACGTTGGTTCGGGTTGCCAGCGAGCTGCGTGAGCTGGGGAGCCCGGGAAGGGTTGACCTGAGCGCTCTAAAGGGGCCTCAGAATCACTGTATTCTTTGGTCCCCAATCCTAAAAGCTATAGCTAGGGTCCTGGCCCCGTATCTTGTTTAACCTCTTTAGAACAACGCAGAGGGGAAGGGCAGAAGCCTCTTTATTAATCCTTACAAACAGACTGATGAGCTCAATGTTTCTACGCAACAGTTTTTCTAGGCGGGTGGGAGGGTGACAAGAGGGACACTTTCTTAAGGACAGATCGAAGAGTCAGGCGGGAGAGCGGGACGAGAGGGCAGGTCTGCTGCACACCTAAAGAACAGCCCTTTCAAAGTCACGacttaaataaaagcaaaccttTAGCCAACCCACTCAGCCCTCACTAGCCCGCTCCCCTTCTGCCTACTGGTAGCAGATTCTCCGCTTTCCTTGCCCAGGCTGTGCGCGGTGGCTGTTTTCCAAAATGTTGCGGAGAAGCACATCAAACGTTTTCCTTAGCGCTGAGGACGGGAAAGGACCTTAGGGGCAGCACATCCCGCCTCTCGTTCCCCAGGGCTGCTCCCCTCAGTGAGGGACCTTCCCAATGTTCGAATAAGGGAAGGGTTCGCTTATCACCCGCACAGTCCCAGCCCgccctgctttttcttcctttagcgTGTGGAAACTCACATTTAAAATCTGGTGAAAATTCCAACTAAAAGCTATTTCAGATTAGTTCGAACTGTAAAGGTTCCGGTGTGCTGCCTGTGGCCCAATTGCGTAGGCGAAACCAATCCTTCAAGAACAGCGAATATCCCACAGCTACCGTGACTGGCGTCAGAATCTACTGCCTCTGCTAGCACGTGGATGCCAAGGAGAGGGAACCGCTGAGTTCTTCTGGACAGGCGTGTCTTCTGCATGCCAGCCGTTTGCCTTTCTGCTCCTAccattttttttaagccaaaattTTAGTTTTCACTGTGGAAAATAACTGGTGAGGTCATCGTGAAGCTTATAGACCTGACTGGGTTGTGGGGGGCGGTGTTCAGATTTGGGCATAGAATGTAATGGGGGAGTCAGCCTAGCTGGTGTGGGGGAGCAGAAGGTTCATGCCCATCTGGCATTGCACCTGGGACAGGGTGGGTCTCCAGAGGGCCTGGTAGTCCTCTGGCTCCCAGCAGGACCACACAGTACTTCGGACTAAGAACTCCCCACACTATTGGT
This window contains:
- the Ube2ql1 gene encoding ubiquitin-conjugating enzyme E2Q-like protein 1, whose translation is MATLLRKIGLIRLHNRDTEDPKHHHNHRGGGGGQQSASLRGKGGGKSGGHKQQQQQQQHPGGAGDASPGPGKGKSKRAAELAARDKQPQPAAGAAGAAGAGGPRERAAGARAGPGPAVAAAAAGGSLVPAARQQHCTQVRSRRLMKELQDIARLSDRFISVELVNESLFDWNVKLHQVDKDSVLWQDMKETNTEFILLNLTFPDNFPFSPPFMRVLSPRLENGYVLDGGAICMELLTPRGWSSAYTVEAVMRQFAASLVKGQGRICRKAGKSKKSFSRKEAEATFKSLVKTHEKYGWVTPPVSDG